The Halobacterium litoreum genome includes a region encoding these proteins:
- a CDS encoding TIGR00341 family protein, whose product MRLVQFALPADSRESVLAVLDDEGVDYVLVDGADDTLVEFPLPAQAVEPVLSELRDAGLDDRYVVVASAESAVTERFDDLEARYVEGSEADESIDPDELAATARDMTPNAATYYSMTVLSAVVALAGLLLDSPALVVGSMVIAPQVGSALTAAVGVVLADRGMIRSGLRAQVVGLTVAVAGAAAVGWLVQAASFVPGALDVTTVTQISQRISPGALSLVVGLAAGAAGSLGLATALPVSLVGVMIAAALIPAAAAVGVGIAWGLPVVAAGAALLLASNFAAINVVSPAVLWTLGYRPADWGDAPWRRYARVGAVVLVLGAAFAGAAALTADQMAFERDANRAVADTLDADEYDDLTLVGVRSTVPVAGGDYGVTVVVERPDDRSYPELAGRIRGALADRTGRLVPVEVQFVDRDRVPP is encoded by the coding sequence GTGCGTCTCGTCCAGTTCGCGCTCCCAGCCGACAGCCGCGAGTCCGTGCTCGCCGTCCTCGACGACGAGGGCGTCGACTACGTGCTCGTGGACGGCGCCGACGACACGCTCGTCGAATTTCCGCTCCCCGCACAGGCCGTCGAGCCCGTCCTCTCGGAGTTGCGGGACGCCGGCCTCGACGACCGCTACGTCGTCGTCGCGAGCGCCGAGAGCGCCGTCACCGAGCGCTTCGACGACCTCGAAGCACGGTACGTCGAGGGGAGCGAGGCCGACGAGTCCATCGACCCCGACGAACTCGCGGCGACCGCCCGCGACATGACGCCGAACGCCGCGACCTACTACTCGATGACGGTGCTGTCGGCGGTCGTCGCGCTCGCCGGCCTGCTGCTGGACTCGCCCGCGCTGGTCGTCGGGTCGATGGTCATCGCGCCGCAGGTCGGCTCCGCGCTCACCGCCGCCGTCGGCGTCGTGCTCGCCGACCGCGGGATGATTCGCTCGGGCCTCCGCGCGCAGGTCGTCGGCCTCACCGTCGCGGTGGCGGGCGCCGCCGCGGTCGGGTGGCTCGTACAGGCGGCGTCGTTCGTCCCCGGCGCCCTCGACGTGACCACGGTCACGCAAATCAGTCAGCGCATCTCGCCGGGCGCGCTCTCGCTCGTCGTCGGCCTCGCCGCCGGCGCCGCCGGGTCGCTCGGCCTCGCCACCGCGCTCCCCGTCTCGCTGGTCGGCGTGATGATTGCCGCCGCGCTCATCCCCGCGGCCGCCGCCGTCGGCGTCGGCATCGCGTGGGGCCTCCCGGTGGTCGCGGCGGGCGCCGCCCTCCTGCTCGCGTCGAACTTCGCCGCCATCAACGTCGTCTCGCCCGCGGTCCTCTGGACACTCGGCTACCGGCCCGCCGACTGGGGGGACGCGCCGTGGCGGCGGTACGCCCGCGTCGGCGCCGTCGTGCTCGTGCTCGGCGCGGCGTTCGCCGGCGCGGCCGCACTCACCGCCGACCAGATGGCGTTCGAACGAGACGCGAACCGCGCCGTCGCCGACACGCTCGACGCCGACGAGTACGACGACCTGACGCTCGTCGGCGTGCGCTCGACGGTTCCGGTCGCGGGCGGCGACTACGGCGTCACCGTCGTCGTGGAGCGCCCGGACGACCGCTCGTACCCCGAACTGGCGGGCCGGATTCGGGGCGCGCTCGCGGACCGGACCGGGCGATTAGTGCCCGTCGAAGTGCAGTTCGTGGACCGCGACCGCGTGCCGCCCTGA
- a CDS encoding RidA family protein: MDKTLLGPGSADLAESDLDHLTYSVAVATEHETHVDVKFSGVAWPEGGLEHQVRTVLDFVERALGDVGGTLDDVVMLRWFVLDDHLSRETQARINDVRAEFFDPEHYPASTMVGVSSLLDDEMRFELEVEAEVPHDDWTTTAFVGDEHEEVPGETVRDLFGDGEQAAPGDGDGDGSEQAEN; this comes from the coding sequence ATGGACAAGACCCTGCTCGGGCCGGGCTCGGCCGACCTCGCGGAGAGCGACCTCGACCACCTGACGTACTCCGTCGCGGTCGCCACCGAACACGAGACGCACGTCGACGTGAAGTTCTCGGGCGTCGCGTGGCCCGAGGGCGGCCTCGAACACCAGGTCCGCACCGTCCTCGACTTCGTGGAGCGCGCGCTCGGTGACGTGGGCGGGACGCTCGACGACGTGGTGATGCTCCGGTGGTTCGTACTCGACGACCACCTCTCCCGGGAGACGCAGGCCCGCATCAACGACGTGCGGGCGGAGTTCTTCGACCCCGAGCACTACCCGGCGAGCACGATGGTCGGCGTGTCGAGTCTGCTCGACGACGAGATGCGATTCGAACTCGAAGTCGAAGCCGAAGTTCCCCACGACGACTGGACGACCACCGCGTTCGTCGGCGACGAACACGAGGAGGTGCCGGGGGAGACGGTGCGGGACCTGTTCGGGGACGGCGAACAAGCGGCTCCCGGCGACGGGGACGGGGACGGCAGCGAGCAGGCCGAGAACTGA
- a CDS encoding DUF7122 family protein gives MRENDGTQFDRLPETGSERDVEGRPSRKAVVDWWVQRFGVPEDAFAEYTLWEKGKGKVWALPYDLDGPVPVEALGLKLLRTRQEHWKPTTDAVQRFGGEATKNVLELDDERAKRFTMGEDIDLDWDGDWGYLIVAHELAAGVEPIGVGLFTHGTLKSMMPKGHQRDVV, from the coding sequence ATGAGAGAAAACGACGGCACGCAGTTCGACCGACTGCCGGAGACGGGCAGCGAGCGCGACGTGGAGGGGCGGCCGAGCCGGAAAGCCGTCGTCGACTGGTGGGTCCAGCGCTTCGGCGTCCCCGAGGACGCGTTCGCGGAGTACACGCTCTGGGAGAAGGGCAAGGGGAAGGTGTGGGCGCTCCCGTACGACCTCGACGGCCCGGTGCCGGTGGAGGCACTCGGCCTGAAACTCCTGCGCACGCGACAAGAGCACTGGAAGCCGACGACCGACGCCGTCCAGCGGTTCGGGGGCGAGGCGACGAAGAACGTCCTCGAACTCGACGACGAGCGCGCGAAGCGATTCACCATGGGCGAGGACATCGACCTCGACTGGGACGGCGACTGGGGCTACCTGATCGTCGCCCACGAACTCGCGGCCGGCGTCGAACCAATCGGCGTCGGCCTGTTCACCCACGGCACCCTGAAGTCGATGATGCCGAAGGGCCACCAGCGGGACGTGGTCTAG
- a CDS encoding DUF790 family protein, giving the protein MLTKDLLRVSRAGGGYHPQFADATDEALAGRVLGTFQGHVGEERGALRDALSALETDADDFKLVRGFAHLVERDAEFAVESAVDPRSARRAAFDAGEDVGVVTGAERDEALALAADRFPGDPTPDDIAASLYADRETREMLERVAPRWNPASLVAQYNLSLAQTALFDATEMRVRSSDPRSLVSAVKRLGLLYEVVPVADGREVVLTGPDALFRNTRRYGTRFARVLRAVADQPEWRVEATVDDRGTERLLTLDDGDLSVPDADPVTDVSFDSGVEREFAARFGSLSLDWSLVREPDVLDAGDRLMVPDFAFEYDYGDARVYFEIMGFWTPEYVEKKLEQLDATDETLLVAVDASLGVGEEIEARDHRVVEYSGSVRVKDVVNALSDLEADLVAANADALPDELAPDDDAISIAALAERHGVSADAIESKSFPDHERLGRTLVRPAVLDDIAADLEAGLSKDDAEAVVSEYGIDDPSAVFSRLGYRVEWEGLSGGTLREKD; this is encoded by the coding sequence GTGCTGACGAAAGACCTCCTCCGCGTGTCTCGCGCGGGCGGCGGCTACCACCCGCAGTTCGCCGACGCGACCGACGAGGCGCTCGCCGGGCGCGTCCTCGGGACGTTCCAGGGGCACGTCGGGGAGGAACGCGGCGCGCTCCGGGACGCCCTCTCGGCCCTCGAAACCGACGCCGACGACTTCAAACTCGTCCGGGGATTCGCGCACCTCGTGGAGCGCGACGCCGAGTTCGCCGTCGAGTCTGCGGTCGACCCGCGGAGCGCGCGCCGCGCCGCCTTCGACGCCGGCGAGGACGTCGGCGTCGTCACCGGAGCCGAGCGCGACGAGGCGCTCGCGCTCGCGGCCGACCGGTTCCCCGGCGACCCGACGCCCGACGACATCGCGGCCTCGCTGTACGCCGACCGGGAGACCCGCGAGATGCTGGAGCGCGTCGCGCCGCGCTGGAACCCCGCGTCGCTGGTCGCGCAGTACAACCTCTCGCTCGCGCAGACCGCGCTGTTCGACGCGACCGAGATGCGCGTGCGGTCGTCGGACCCGCGCTCGCTCGTCTCGGCGGTCAAGCGCCTCGGCCTGCTCTACGAGGTCGTTCCGGTCGCGGACGGCCGCGAGGTCGTGCTGACGGGGCCAGACGCGTTATTCCGGAACACGCGCCGGTACGGCACGCGGTTCGCGCGCGTCCTCCGCGCCGTCGCCGACCAACCCGAGTGGCGCGTCGAAGCCACGGTGGACGACCGCGGCACCGAGCGCCTCCTGACGCTCGACGACGGCGACCTCTCGGTGCCGGACGCCGACCCCGTCACGGACGTGTCCTTCGACAGCGGCGTCGAGCGCGAGTTCGCGGCGCGCTTCGGGTCGCTCTCGCTGGACTGGTCGCTCGTCCGGGAACCCGACGTGCTGGACGCCGGCGACCGCCTGATGGTGCCGGACTTCGCGTTCGAGTACGACTACGGCGACGCCCGCGTCTACTTCGAGATTATGGGCTTCTGGACGCCCGAGTACGTCGAGAAGAAACTCGAACAACTCGACGCCACCGACGAGACGCTGCTCGTCGCCGTCGACGCCAGCCTCGGCGTCGGCGAGGAAATCGAGGCGCGCGACCACCGCGTCGTGGAGTACTCGGGGTCGGTGCGCGTCAAGGACGTGGTGAACGCCCTCTCGGACCTCGAAGCCGACCTCGTCGCCGCGAATGCCGACGCGCTCCCCGACGAACTCGCCCCGGACGACGACGCGATTTCCATCGCGGCTCTCGCCGAGCGCCACGGCGTGAGCGCCGACGCCATCGAATCGAAGTCGTTCCCCGACCACGAGCGCCTCGGGCGCACCCTCGTCCGTCCCGCCGTCTTGGACGACATCGCCGCCGACCTCGAAGCCGGACTCTCGAAGGACGACGCCGAGGCTGTCGTCTCTGAGTACGGCATCGACGACCCGAGCGCCGTGTTCTCCCGGCTCGGCTACCGCGTCGAGTGGGAGGGACTGAGCGGCGGGACGCTCCGCGAGAAGGACTAG
- a CDS encoding redox-regulated ATPase YchF produces the protein MLSIALAGKPNAGKSTFYTAATRSEVDVANYPFTTIDANRGVTHVRTECPCLTRDERCGHEHCRDGKRYVPVELLDVAGLVPGAHEGRGLGNQFLDELSNADVIVNVVDASGATNEEGEPVEVGSHDPVEDIDFVEEEMDLWLAGIVADNWESVERQSRSPGFDLEEAVTDLMTGFGASEYDVAAVLREFDYPEDPIQWTDEDREALARGVRQRTKPIVVVANKIDVAPEENVERLLDLDKPVIPATAQGELALRRGADAGFIDYDPGDDDFAITGEVSDEQRETLDALRETMAEYGGTGVQQALDYAVYDLLDMVTAYPVQDQSKWTDAKGNVLPDAFLLESGSTPVDLAYAVHSDIGDGYLHAVNAKTNREVGEGYELEEGDVVKIVSTAK, from the coding sequence ATGCTCTCTATCGCGCTCGCCGGGAAGCCGAACGCCGGGAAGTCGACGTTCTACACGGCGGCGACGCGGTCGGAGGTGGACGTGGCGAACTACCCGTTCACCACCATCGACGCGAACCGCGGCGTGACCCACGTCCGAACCGAGTGCCCGTGTCTCACGCGCGACGAGCGCTGCGGGCACGAACACTGCCGCGACGGGAAGCGCTACGTCCCCGTGGAACTGCTGGACGTGGCGGGACTCGTTCCGGGCGCCCACGAGGGACGGGGCCTCGGGAATCAGTTCCTCGACGAACTGTCGAACGCGGACGTCATCGTGAACGTCGTGGACGCCTCCGGCGCGACGAACGAGGAGGGGGAACCCGTCGAAGTCGGGAGCCACGACCCCGTGGAGGACATCGACTTCGTGGAGGAGGAGATGGACCTCTGGCTGGCGGGCATCGTGGCGGACAACTGGGAGTCCGTCGAGCGCCAGTCGCGCTCGCCCGGCTTCGACCTCGAGGAGGCCGTCACGGACCTGATGACGGGGTTCGGCGCGTCCGAGTACGACGTGGCCGCCGTCCTCCGGGAGTTCGACTACCCGGAGGACCCGATCCAGTGGACCGACGAGGACCGCGAGGCGCTCGCCCGCGGCGTCCGCCAGCGCACGAAACCCATCGTCGTCGTCGCGAACAAGATAGACGTGGCCCCCGAGGAGAACGTCGAGCGCCTGCTCGACCTCGACAAGCCCGTGATTCCGGCGACGGCGCAGGGCGAACTCGCGCTCCGCCGGGGCGCCGACGCGGGCTTTATCGACTACGACCCGGGCGACGACGACTTCGCGATTACGGGCGAGGTCAGCGACGAGCAACGCGAGACCCTCGACGCGCTCCGCGAGACGATGGCGGAGTACGGCGGCACGGGCGTCCAGCAGGCCCTCGATTACGCCGTCTACGACCTGCTCGACATGGTGACCGCGTACCCCGTGCAGGACCAGTCGAAGTGGACCGACGCGAAGGGCAACGTCCTGCCCGACGCGTTCCTCCTCGAATCCGGGTCGACGCCCGTCGACCTGGCGTACGCCGTCCACTCCGACATCGGCGACGGCTACCTCCACGCGGTCAACGCCAAGACGAACCGCGAGGTCGGCGAGGGGTACGAACTCGAAGAGGGCGACGTCGTGAAAATCGTCTCGACCGCGAAGTAG
- a CDS encoding UbiA family prenyltransferase, producing MHVSRHGEGARADLAALASQVHPVFMLPPLAASAFGAVLAGEFRLGVAAVHLTAMFAAVYTAHVKDGYVDFHLRGEDDDHPMTEPGCRRAILASTLAFFACTAVLWWLVGPGAAALALPAWLIAYHHAPQLDTNPVTTTTGYPLGIAISLLGGYYVQVGALAVRPLAFAVVLLVLLAGVKVIDDAQDYDYDRSIDKRTVAVVLGKPAARRFAFGLMATAMAGVVAFAAASVFPPSAVAAVGAFGVVAAFAARADSTIATMLLVRGCYVFLAVLVAAVWFRPLA from the coding sequence ATGCACGTCTCGCGGCACGGCGAGGGCGCGCGCGCCGACCTCGCCGCGCTGGCATCGCAGGTCCACCCCGTGTTCATGCTCCCGCCGCTCGCCGCGTCCGCGTTCGGCGCGGTGCTCGCCGGCGAATTCCGCCTCGGCGTCGCCGCCGTCCACCTCACCGCGATGTTCGCGGCCGTCTACACCGCCCACGTCAAGGACGGCTACGTCGACTTCCACCTGCGCGGCGAGGACGACGACCATCCGATGACCGAACCGGGGTGTCGGCGCGCCATCCTCGCGTCGACGCTCGCGTTCTTCGCCTGCACCGCGGTGCTCTGGTGGCTCGTCGGCCCGGGCGCCGCCGCGCTCGCGCTCCCGGCGTGGCTCATCGCGTACCACCACGCCCCCCAACTCGACACGAACCCCGTCACCACGACGACGGGCTACCCCCTCGGCATCGCAATCTCACTGCTCGGCGGCTACTACGTCCAGGTCGGCGCGCTCGCGGTTCGCCCGCTCGCGTTCGCCGTCGTCCTGCTCGTCCTGCTCGCCGGCGTCAAGGTAATCGACGACGCCCAGGACTACGACTACGACCGCTCCATCGACAAGCGAACCGTCGCCGTCGTGCTCGGCAAGCCGGCCGCACGCCGGTTCGCGTTCGGCCTGATGGCGACGGCGATGGCCGGCGTCGTCGCGTTCGCCGCGGCGTCGGTGTTCCCGCCCAGCGCCGTCGCCGCCGTCGGGGCCTTCGGCGTCGTCGCCGCGTTCGCAGCGCGCGCCGACTCCACGATAGCCACGATGCTGCTCGTTCGCGGCTGTTACGTCTTCCTCGCCGTGCTCGTCGCCGCCGTCTGGTTCCGGCCACTGGCCTAA
- a CDS encoding DsrE family protein translates to MQVVFHHARREEAEHVLANVENLLGDDTVAVEDVAVVANADGVRTLTARSEHAIRVRTLREDDGVRFAACRNSLRSRDIEASALADGVETVPAGVGELARLQDDGYGYVKD, encoded by the coding sequence ATGCAGGTCGTCTTCCATCACGCGCGCCGCGAGGAGGCCGAGCACGTGCTCGCGAACGTCGAGAATCTGCTCGGCGACGACACTGTCGCCGTCGAGGACGTGGCGGTGGTGGCGAACGCCGACGGCGTGCGCACGCTCACGGCGCGCTCCGAGCACGCGATTCGCGTGCGGACACTCCGCGAGGACGACGGGGTGCGGTTTGCCGCGTGCCGGAACTCCCTGCGCTCGCGGGACATCGAGGCGTCCGCGCTCGCCGACGGCGTCGAAACCGTTCCGGCGGGCGTCGGCGAACTCGCGCGACTGCAGGACGACGGGTATGGGTACGTGAAAGATTGA
- a CDS encoding RsmB/NOP family class I SAM-dependent RNA methyltransferase, which produces MDALSRYEPIIEEFNAFLDACERPLPTTVRVNPIEASPDRAVAALEDAGVEVEQRDWHPGVLEVDTGKPGNTWPYVHGWIHGQEEVSCVPPAVLDPEPGSVVWDACAAPGGKTAQLAAEIEDDGLVVANDDNLGRLSALRGNCDRLGVTCAAVTNTDARRATLDAFPNVEAFDSALVDAPCTCEGTIRKNPDALEGAGAEASENLGRLQSDILERAVELTREGGAVVYSTCTFAPEENEAVVDSVLDAGDCELVEFDTGLDSVPGLTEWSGESYDESLTKTRRYYPHHNDTGGFFAAKLEVTA; this is translated from the coding sequence ATGGACGCGCTCTCGCGGTACGAGCCGATAATCGAGGAGTTCAACGCGTTCCTCGACGCCTGCGAGCGCCCGCTGCCGACGACGGTCCGCGTGAACCCCATCGAGGCGTCGCCGGACCGCGCGGTGGCGGCGCTCGAAGACGCCGGGGTCGAAGTGGAGCAGCGGGACTGGCATCCGGGCGTACTGGAAGTGGACACGGGGAAGCCGGGGAACACGTGGCCGTACGTACACGGCTGGATTCACGGACAAGAGGAGGTGTCCTGCGTGCCGCCGGCCGTCCTCGACCCGGAGCCGGGGTCGGTGGTGTGGGACGCGTGTGCCGCGCCCGGCGGGAAGACGGCCCAGTTGGCGGCTGAAATCGAGGACGACGGGCTGGTCGTGGCGAACGACGACAACCTCGGGCGGCTGTCGGCGCTCCGCGGGAACTGCGACCGGCTCGGCGTGACCTGTGCGGCGGTGACGAACACGGACGCGCGCCGGGCGACGCTGGACGCGTTCCCGAACGTGGAGGCGTTCGACAGCGCGCTGGTGGACGCGCCCTGCACGTGCGAGGGGACGATTCGGAAGAATCCGGACGCGCTGGAGGGTGCCGGAGCCGAGGCCAGCGAAAATCTCGGCCGGCTCCAGTCGGACATCCTCGAGCGCGCCGTCGAACTCACTCGCGAGGGCGGCGCCGTCGTCTACTCGACGTGTACGTTCGCGCCCGAGGAGAACGAGGCCGTCGTGGATTCCGTCCTCGACGCGGGCGACTGCGAACTGGTGGAATTCGACACCGGCCTCGATTCGGTGCCGGGGCTGACCGAGTGGAGCGGCGAATCGTACGACGAGAGCCTGACGAAGACGCGGCGGTACTACCCGCACCACAACGACACGGGCGGGTTCTTCGCGGCGAAACTGGAGGTGACGGCATGA
- a CDS encoding pyridoxal phosphate-dependent aminotransferase: MTEFSERVEQVSISGIREVFEAAGEDAINLGLGQPDFPTPEHARQAAVDAIEAGKADGYTSNRGTPGLVDAIVDKHARDQGVEVAPEGVIATAGGSEALHLALEAHVDPGEEVLFPDPGFVSYDALTRIAGGEPVGLPLRDDLTLDPATVEERITDDTAAFVVNSPANPTGAVQSTEDMREFARIADEHDVLCISDEVYEHIVFEGEHRSPMEFAETDNVVVVNACSKTYSMTGWRLGWVAASERRAERMLRVHQYVQACASAPAQYAAEAALSGPQDVVDEMVASFEERRDVLLDGLEDMGLDVPTPQGAFYAMPKVPEGWVDAVIDEGVVVVPGSAFGDHGEGYARISYATDMAQLEEAIEAMRAATNAVR; encoded by the coding sequence ATGACGGAGTTCTCCGAGCGCGTAGAGCAGGTCTCCATCAGCGGCATCCGGGAAGTGTTCGAGGCGGCGGGCGAGGACGCCATCAACCTCGGCCTCGGTCAGCCCGACTTCCCGACGCCCGAGCACGCCCGGCAGGCCGCCGTGGACGCCATCGAAGCCGGGAAGGCCGACGGCTACACGTCCAATCGCGGGACGCCCGGCCTCGTGGACGCCATCGTGGACAAGCACGCTCGGGACCAGGGCGTCGAGGTCGCGCCCGAGGGCGTCATCGCCACCGCGGGCGGGAGCGAGGCGCTCCACCTCGCGCTCGAAGCCCACGTCGACCCCGGCGAGGAAGTCTTGTTCCCGGACCCCGGGTTCGTCTCCTACGACGCGCTCACTCGCATCGCGGGCGGCGAGCCGGTCGGTCTCCCCCTGCGCGACGACCTCACCCTCGACCCCGCGACGGTCGAGGAGCGCATCACCGACGACACCGCGGCGTTCGTCGTGAACTCTCCCGCGAACCCGACTGGCGCGGTCCAATCGACCGAGGACATGCGGGAGTTCGCGCGCATCGCGGACGAACACGACGTGCTCTGCATCTCGGACGAAGTGTACGAGCACATCGTCTTCGAGGGCGAGCACCGCTCGCCGATGGAGTTCGCGGAGACGGACAACGTCGTCGTCGTGAACGCGTGCTCGAAGACGTACTCGATGACGGGGTGGCGACTCGGCTGGGTCGCCGCGAGCGAGCGCCGCGCCGAGCGCATGCTGCGCGTCCACCAGTACGTCCAGGCCTGCGCCAGCGCGCCAGCGCAGTACGCGGCCGAGGCCGCGCTCTCCGGCCCGCAGGACGTGGTCGACGAGATGGTGGCGTCCTTCGAGGAGCGCCGCGACGTGCTCTTAGACGGCCTCGAAGACATGGGGCTGGACGTGCCGACGCCGCAGGGCGCGTTCTACGCGATGCCGAAGGTGCCCGAAGGCTGGGTGGACGCGGTCATCGACGAGGGCGTGGTCGTGGTGCCCGGGTCGGCGTTCGGTGACCACGGCGAGGGGTACGCGCGCATCTCCTACGCCACCGACATGGCGCAACTGGAGGAAGCAATCGAGGCGATGCGCGCCGCGACGAACGCCGTCCGGTAG
- a CDS encoding class I SAM-dependent methyltransferase, which yields MSDWLDDDVLAEQYADASNLAARHVLHARFSTADTDRYEWLFDQFDLPEDAAVLSLGAGHGALWATDPERVPDGWDVTVTDAYQGMVMDAMEALGELDREFHFDVVDARDVPYPDDSFDAVTAHHVLSHLDDADRQTALAEIRRVLKPGGKLYASATGADHLAELYDAASAFGDAPDRSAFSLSNGADQLREQFEDVERRDFEDALVVDAPAPLVAYVVSLPGFDPADGRDLEAAFRDRMADGSLELTVDAGVFVATHEP from the coding sequence ATGTCCGACTGGCTGGACGACGACGTCCTCGCCGAGCAGTACGCGGACGCGTCGAACCTCGCCGCCCGCCACGTGTTACACGCGCGCTTCTCGACGGCCGACACCGACCGCTACGAGTGGCTGTTCGACCAGTTCGACCTCCCCGAGGACGCCGCCGTGCTCTCGCTGGGCGCCGGCCACGGCGCGCTCTGGGCGACCGACCCCGAGCGCGTCCCCGACGGCTGGGACGTCACCGTCACCGACGCCTACCAGGGGATGGTGATGGACGCCATGGAGGCGCTCGGCGAACTCGACCGGGAGTTCCACTTCGACGTGGTCGACGCCCGCGACGTGCCCTACCCCGACGACTCATTCGACGCCGTCACCGCCCACCACGTCCTCTCGCACCTCGACGACGCCGACCGCCAGACCGCGCTCGCCGAGATTCGCCGCGTCCTGAAGCCCGGCGGGAAACTGTACGCCTCGGCGACCGGCGCCGACCACCTCGCCGAACTGTACGACGCCGCGAGCGCGTTCGGGGACGCGCCCGACCGCTCGGCGTTCTCGCTGTCGAACGGCGCCGACCAACTCCGCGAGCAGTTCGAGGACGTGGAGCGCCGCGACTTCGAGGACGCGCTCGTCGTGGACGCGCCCGCCCCACTGGTCGCGTACGTCGTCTCGCTCCCGGGTTTCGACCCCGCCGACGGCCGCGACCTGGAGGCGGCGTTCCGCGACCGGATGGCCGACGGGTCACTCGAGCTCACCGTCGACGCGGGCGTCTTCGTCGCCACCCACGAACCCTGA
- a CDS encoding proteasome assembly chaperone family protein produces the protein MARVRVKTEFDLDSPTLVEGLPGVGLVGKIATDHLVDTFDMEYVASVDCDGVPRVAVYDGGDHDVLAPVRIYADESRNLLALQSDVPVSRGNGTEFSDCITGWLEDRDVTPLYLSGLPAQDLEAGDLPDVFGIATGDAGTRLEDAGIDAPPERGVVGGPTGALVNRASENDLDAIGLVVESDPQFPDPAGAKRLLDHAIEPLAGIDVPTDDLVDRAEDIRDQKERLAQRMQEASEEESTQARPMRMFQ, from the coding sequence ATGGCTCGCGTCCGCGTCAAAACCGAGTTCGACCTCGACTCGCCCACCCTCGTCGAAGGCCTCCCGGGCGTCGGCCTCGTCGGGAAAATCGCCACCGACCACCTCGTCGACACCTTCGACATGGAGTACGTCGCCAGCGTCGACTGCGACGGCGTCCCCCGCGTCGCCGTCTACGACGGCGGCGACCACGACGTGCTCGCGCCCGTCCGCATCTACGCCGACGAATCCCGGAACCTCCTCGCGCTCCAGAGCGACGTCCCCGTCTCCCGCGGGAACGGCACCGAGTTCTCGGACTGCATCACCGGCTGGCTCGAAGACCGCGACGTCACCCCGCTCTACCTCAGCGGCCTCCCCGCCCAAGACCTCGAAGCCGGCGACCTCCCCGACGTCTTCGGCATCGCCACCGGCGACGCCGGCACCCGCCTCGAAGACGCCGGCATCGACGCCCCGCCCGAGCGCGGCGTCGTCGGCGGCCCCACCGGCGCGCTCGTCAACCGCGCCAGCGAGAACGACCTCGACGCCATCGGCCTCGTCGTCGAATCCGACCCACAGTTCCCCGACCCCGCCGGCGCCAAACGCCTCCTCGACCACGCCATCGAACCGCTCGCCGGCATCGACGTCCCCACCGACGACCTCGTCGACCGCGCCGAAGACATCCGCGACCAGAAAGAACGCCTCGCCCAACGCATGCAGGAAGCCAGCGAAGAAGAGTCGACGCAAGCCCGCCCCATGCGGATGTTCCAGTAG